The DNA window TAGTGCACTATATTTGGAAATCAGGATACCAAGAATTCTTATAATAGCAATTATTATTCATTGCAATGTGCGTTTAATCAAAAATTCTtataaaaaagtaaacattTCTTTAATTTCGTGGTAAAGATTAGGaactatttttaaaacagCCGCTAAAATGTTTTTAGCAGTTGAATTAGCACTTTGAATTTATACAAATAGTAATATCATGAATCATTTGCATGAATCATTATATTATGAGTATCATGAGTCCACTTTCAACAGCAAGAATTTGgatattttcacaaaaaaaattgattaaaatttgtttataaaaaaataacgaaTTCCCAATAAGAATAAGTATTTGTCTTCTTCTTGCTCTAAAAGCCATTCAACCTCTCGGTTTTCACGTGACAGTGAGCACTCAATTCGTAATTTCACTCAACTTCATAATTTGTTGATCTGATAACAAAATATAGTCAAAAAGAAATGCAATTCAAGTTTATTAAAGTCTCATTAAATAAGTATAGGTATACAAATTAGAATTAGAATTCTTAATACATGATTAaagtgaaaaataataataatcaaaagaCCGCAATAAATCAAACTTCTTTAAAATTAGTATATACATTATATTCCAAccaaaattcaaacaaaatgcCAGAAGATGTAACTGGAAACCGACCACTGAAATGAATCCCCAACAAACTTTCAATGATAAACTTACAGTGGCCATTTGCCATTCACAACGAAACGCTGCTTGCGCTCGGACGAAATGTTTACGTGGTTACCATTATTTTGATGACAACACGGCAGATTGGTTTGGTGCTGGCAAAGACGGGAGTTCGGTTCTGGTATCTGGTAGCCTGTAAAAATGAATTAAGCTACAGCTGAATCGCTGATCGACGAGCCCGCGCCGCACAACTGTGCACACAAGACGACGACGAGGTCGAGCAGGAAGCGTTATAGCTGTGAGATAATTTGGGAATCAAAGAAAAGAGacctgccgccgccgccgttgCCGATAAAGATTCTCGCGAACCCGGTCAGAAGCGGAGTGGGAATCACGGAATCAGCTGGAGCGCGGCTATAGCCACCCGATAATACCACGTATGCAAACAAAGTGTGCTATCTTGGGTGCTTAAATCTCATGTAGGTCTCGTGCTTTTTTGCAGATCCATAACCGGCAAGATGATACCGCTTTCGCACAAGGACCGGAGCAGCCTGGGCTACCGGGTCCGGGAGAAGCTCAACAGCTGGAAGCGACTCATCTTCTCCGACCGCAACTCCCGGAATCTGTTCCTCTTTCTGCTGCTTAACCTGAGCTTCGCCTTCGTGGAGCTCTTTTACGGCATTGTGACGAACAGTTTGGGTACGTACATGGCCACTAATGGCTTTTTATCTTATCCGCAGTTTATAACCTACTTGATGGTTAATCCGCAGGCCTGATCTCCGATTCATTCCACATGTTCTTTGACTGCACTGGCCTCTTGGCGGGATTGGCCGCTTCGGTTATCACTAAGTGGAAGGCCAACGACAAGTTCTCCTACGGCTATGTGCGCGCCGAGGTGCTGGCCGGCTTTGTGAATAGCCTGTTCCTGCTGTTTATCGCCTTCTTCATTCTCTCGGAGGGCGTGGAGCGACTTATTGAACCGCCGGAAGTCAAGCACGAGCGTCTGTTTGTCGTCTCCGTGCTGGGACTGCTGGTGAACCTGGTGGGCATATATGCCTTCAATCACGGCGGGCATGGACACTCGCACGGTGGACACGGACACTCCCACGGTGGTGGCCACGGGCACGGGCACTCGCACGGCCACACGGACGCCGGCAATCAAAATCACCAGGCCATCACCTTGGACAATGGTAATTGCAGTAGGATACTACTACTCATTATGTTCATTAGGAATGGGACCATATTCTAATAACCCCATTCCAATCCGCCCATTTCTAGGCCATGGACACTCGCACGATCACGACAGCCATGGACACTCGCACGGCGACATGTCGGGCAGCAACTCGCAGATCATGCGCGGCGTCTTCCTGCACATCCTGGCGGACACTTTGGGTTCGGTGGGCGTGATCATCTCGGCGGTGCTGATGCACATGTTTGGCTGGATGATAGCGGACCCCATCTGCTCCATCTTCATAGCCCTGCTGATAGCGCTCAGTGTGCTGAGTCTGATCAAGGAGTCGATCATGATCCTGATGCAGCGACAGCCCGCCGACCTGGACCGATCGCTGCCGCAGTGCTACCAGAAAGTCACCGGTCTGGCTGGCGTCTATGCTGTGCAGGAGCCGCACTTCTGGACCCTCTGCTCCGATGTCTATGTGGGCGCACTCAAGCTGGAGGTGTCCAAGAACGTCGATCCCAAGTACGTGGTGACGCACACACGGATGATCTTCGAGGCGGTGGGCGTCAAGCAGATCTACATACAGTTGGATTATGTTTGATGCCGTTGGGATCGACCCACCGGTGTCCTTGTACAATGATCTGTATAGTTATCAGCGCGTGTTGTATGTTTGTGGGCAGTGCGACTCAAACATTATGAAATTTTAGTATACTACGGCGCCACAATACCCCCATCACTTCCGAATGTCCCCTCCAAGAGCTAAGTAAAGGAAAGTGTTTGATTTTCAGTTGTAGTTTTCCGAATTTTTGTTAACTTATTAACGTTTGTATTTGTTGAAATGCGTTCGGCATTCATTCCAATTCTATACATACTGAAAGCATGGCATAACTTATGCGATAGTCCATATCGAGGAGCATTAGTGTAATTGTAAGCTAAGCGAATGATTTTGTGCAaaggtaaatataaatatttaatgattttttaaaattcaGCATGAACAAAACCAGAAAATAGCAACTAATTCTGACTGACATTTCCATGGACATTCCGCCGTGCGGTGGAAGTGCATCTGGTGAATCATTTTTACCACAGTTTGAAGCATCAAAATTATGaacgaaataaaatttaatttgttattaGCATTTTTATACGTAAAACGAACTGAAAGCAGTTTTAATTCCGGTTGGGTGGGTAATTACCGTGGTTTTTTGTTGGGTATAAACAAATAACTTAATATATTCGATTAGATTAAcctattttaattatttacaaaagCTCCCCTTTGAAAATAATCTGCTATTGTACTGCCCCGTTTACTACTTgttcttaaaaatttaattttatttgaaagaCCCCAAAATAAACCAGAATTGTATAGCTCATTGTTCTCTTTATTGCTAAAAAGTTTTCTTGAAACAATACCCCCCATTTCAATAACGCTTCAATGAATGAGAAGGTATATACATAGACACATaccatatgtatgtatattaaaaagcatttaattCAACAATATCTGAGAATATCGGAGAAAAATTTatagctttttattttattttaataaaatattctttacaatttaagaaaatatatttttcttttaaaaaaaaattttttcgaACATCAGACAATATTGCATGTTCGCCCTAACGAGAGTCCACTGTGCACATCTCTCACGCGGCGAATGGCAACAGGTCGACACGTTTCGCTGAAATGGAAATAGCACCTTGGGCGCAGCGCCACGCCCATTAAGCAGATAAAGACGTACGTATGGCCCGACCTGGAATTAGATTATAGAATCCCAATTTCCAGCGAGAGCGGCGCAGTTCGTTAGCGTGGTTGAGGTTAGGGCGAAGCCAACGTGAGAAACTGGGGCAAGTCGAAATGCAACGTGCAGAAAATCTTGTTCCACTGCGCATGACCTCCAAAATGTCCGATGGTTGTAATGGTATTGGAGCGGGGCATGTGTACATCACTGTCAAAGGTCAATAACTCCGTGATTGCCccaaaaagcagcaacaacacaaacTAACTGAAGTCTGTGACTCAGACAGCGGTGGCGCCCTCTCGTTCCCACTCACGCCACCATATGGCGGCGTCTACCTACGCATAACTGTATATTTGAAAAGAAGTACAGACATGCGGATTAACATTCGTTTTGTATAGGTGTTCCGTTTAATTTCAGTACTGGTGTTCCCATTTTCGgtctttgttgtttttcgatATCTTAGCGAAAATGCATACTAATTTGTAGGTGTTGCTatcaaattattattttaattacaataGGTGGCGCAATTCAATTGTTAGCTCGCTGTgattaaacaataaacataCAATAAAGTCGAATCCATGAGCGCTCCGGTAAAAAGAAATTAGATATAAAATCGCACTGATCGAAGACAGGCATTTTTGTCAGCGtttttaaacataaatttaagaCTTTCAAAATTGTAACTAAGCATCtgataaatatgtatatgtgtgtagAAGGTAAGCACGAGTAT is part of the Drosophila sechellia strain sech25 chromosome 3R, ASM438219v1, whole genome shotgun sequence genome and encodes:
- the LOC6606866 gene encoding zinc transporter 7; the encoded protein is MIPLSHKDRSSLGYRVREKLNSWKRLIFSDRNSRNLFLFLLLNLSFAFVELFYGIVTNSLGLISDSFHMFFDCTGLLAGLAASVITKWKANDKFSYGYVRAEVLAGFVNSLFLLFIAFFILSEGVERLIEPPEVKHERLFVVSVLGLLVNLVGIYAFNHGGHGHSHGGHGHSHGGGHGHGHSHGHTDAGNQNHQAITLDNGHGHSHDHDSHGHSHGDMSGSNSQIMRGVFLHILADTLGSVGVIISAVLMHMFGWMIADPICSIFIALLIALSVLSLIKESIMILMQRQPADLDRSLPQCYQKVTGLAGVYAVQEPHFWTLCSDVYVGALKLEVSKNVDPKYVVTHTRMIFEAVGVKQIYIQLDYV